The Oscarella lobularis chromosome 8, ooOscLobu1.1, whole genome shotgun sequence nucleotide sequence CTCTTTTCTCACATCTAGCGAACCGGAAGTCCGACCTCCGATGAACGAACGCCGAACTCTCTTGCTGAAGAAGGGACCAAAGGGATGGGGTTTCAAAGTCGAGGTGAGTAAGGCGCTCGTGCGCTTATCGGTCGCCGGTCGCCTCGTCACGTGGCGCGTTTGGGGGTCCCACAGACTTCTGGTAccgcaaaagaaaagcgaacgtaCGTCGTCGAGGTCGTCGAAGACATGCCGGCTTTTTACGGCGGCTTGAGACCAGGTAGAGCGAACGCGGAGGCTTCTTTCGCCGAGGGTGTACGATTTCTTTAGGGGACGCCATATTGGAAATAGATGGAGAAGATCTCGAATCGGCAGCGCACGAGAAAATTGTCGCTGCGTTGAAGTCGTGTGGGGATTCCGTTAGGTGCGAATGTTTTCTTCTGTGAGAGTTCGAAGAGTTTCTTGTAGGATTGCTGTCAAGTTTGCTGACGGTGTAAGGCGAATAGAATTGCtgcgaaaaaagaaacgactaGAGGTACGTAAAATGATAAATTCAATAATTTATAATATAAttacttattaattaattaaccgcCAGAATGAGCTGCATGAAAAGCAAAGGGAAATGTATCGGCTCATGGAAAGAGAGATTGAAATTCTCGGAGGCAGCCAATCAGAGTCAACCAAATCAATAATTGATATCCAATTTTAGATTTCAGTTCTGGTGAAGAGCAAAGcagcgagaaagaagaagaagaagaagaaggcgtaTTGGCCAATGAtggtgacgacgaaaataatcaataataaatagtatAAGGGCTCTCGCGATCAagtttctatttttattcGTTTTGTTGTTGGGCACTCTTTCTATTTTGCTATAAGTGCAGTTCTAATTCAACGTTCTGGCTAATTATACAAACGTTTCGTATTCTGTTGCTTCTTTAGTCCAAACTCCCCcttccattttttcttttttgttttcttcttctttttctttcgtcttttcaGGTCCAATTGATGCCAAAACGTCTGACGGAGAAACCATTTCAATAGCTTCCTTTTccaaaaaatcacgtgatgcCGTATCGTCGTCTACGCGAATTTCCGGAAGTGACGAAGTTCTTCTAAGCGTTCCTTCGACAATGCCAGCTAAGAACTCAGCAATACTTACTGGATACATTTAACTAATATTTATGTTATACCATCCGTTGTATTGACTCCTGGAGAAGTACTCTTCCAAACTAATTGATCGGGTTTGAAGCTAAAGCAATTAGAACCCGGATTTCCGTTTGGCAAATCCATGCTATTTATGATGGCATTCGTGACCTGATGGAAAAGGCGCGcgttcaaattgaaaatgccCCTACACTTTCTCGCGCACCATTAGAACTTCAGAAATGCCATCATAGCTAACACGTTTATGAAAAACATTCAGTGCTTGCAAAGCAGCCGGACCCTCTTTATTATATCTAGATCAATACCAAATTTGCTTCGCAAAAACGTACTTTTATAAATTGCACTTACAAGGAAAAGTAGAGAATAGAGGCAAtttcttgaagaaattgTACTGAGAATGTGAGACGCGGACATGAGGCAGCTTCCTTTAGGAAATCTTGGTCTAAGGAAGCTACCTCATCTGGAAATCGCAACTGAATGGGAATCCATTGCGGAAATCCAGATACAGATAGCCTAAATTTAAGTTTGGTGATTTCACATCATGACAACATGCATTAGAGGAATTATAACCTTGTGAAAACGTGGCATAGTGACTGTCTACTAGGTACTGATAATAATCCAATTGAAACCCTGTAGCAATTGAGAATAACAGCGAGAACAGTCATCCTAGAATATAATTATTTGACTTCTGATTACGTATTGAATTTCGTATACCTATTTGATCCAGTTATTTTATCCACTTTACGTAGACTTTCAGGCGACGCTTTCACATTGTGACTGCGCAATGCACTCTCTGTGAGTAATTGGCTTCCGCCCGATTTGCCATGAGGTAGCTAATGAAATTAAAGTTTCAATAATTACAGTAATCATGATTTATACTTTGTGATAAATTGATGGCTTAGATAGACTTGGAATTTCAAACGTTCTGTTGCCTGGAACAATCTCGCGTTCTACTACTTCCTAGAATTTACAAAATTTACAAAAATCAAACCTTTTATTACTCTTACTCGATTATGAATTTCAATTAGGCAAGGTTCAATTCGACTTTTTAgcttcaaaatcaaaaagatTATTTTCTAAACATGACGTTTGGCGTTCCTTACTTCGGCATTCATTCTAGCTGATGCAATCAAATATTGCCACAAAAGTGGCGGAAAACATTCGAGTAAGAACAATTTGACGCCAGAATCGCGAATTTTGTAAAGTAAATGATACACTCGACAGGACAGCTACAGAGCCGCCTGCTTTCACTTGCAAATATCAAGGAAATGAATAGATCGTA carries:
- the LOC136190620 gene encoding hyccin-like, translated to MNAVETFLDSLDSCSPNDLKSRINAAGDVIESILTEIETNPTSQLSCRVYHLLYKIRDSGVKLFLLECFPPLLWQYLIASARMNAELKSRIEPCLIEIHNREVVEREIVPGNRTFEIPSLSKPSIYHKLPHGKSGGSQLLTESALRSHNVKASPESLRKVDKITGSNRMTVLAVILNCYRVSIGLLSVPSRQSLCHVFTRLSVSGFPQWIPIQLRFPDEVASLDQDFLKEAASCPRLTFSVQFLQEIASILYFSLYNKEGPAALQALNVFHKRVSYDGISEVLMVTNAIINSMDLPNGNPGSNCFSFKPDQLVWKSTSPGVNTTDAGIVEGTLRRTSSLPEIRVDDDTASRDFLEKEAIEMVSPSDVLASIGPEKTKEKEEENKKEKMEGGVWTKEATEYETFV